The Pontibacter korlensis sequence TGAAAGTGAGCCGTACTACTGCAGACCTTGCCGGTAGCCAAGACATAAAAATTGAACATTTAGCAGAAGCTATTCAGTACAGAAGCCTCGATAGGGAAGGCTGGGCAGGCTAGGCATCAAAAACAAATAACCCACTTGTTAACAACAATTTAACATTAGCGGCAGCTACTTTTAGTTGCCGCTTTTTCTTTGCCTTTTGCTTAAACTGCACTCCCTTAATTGTACTACAATGTCGCCAAAATATAAGGCTAGTGTTATACTTTTCTGAAAACTGCGCGTAATACACTTACAAATAGCAACTGTGGCATAAAAGCCAAGCTAGTTTACATGCTTTACACGAACCATACTATGAAAAAGACACTATTACTGCTTACGCTTCTGCTTACATTAACCACTGTATTTACCGCTGAGGCACAGACACGCTTTGGGGTTAAAGTTGGTGTGAACTACTCAGGCTTTGAAGGCGATGATGCTGACGACGCTGACAGAAGGTTTGGCTTCCATGCAGGGGTGATGGCTTACATGCCTGTAGTAGAAGATTTCTTTGCCATTAAGCCGGAGATACTATACTCTCAGAAAGGAGCAGAGTTCGAGGATCTGGCAAACCTCAAGTTCAGGTTAAGCTACGTTGATGTGCCAGTGCTGGCACAAATCAATGCAGGGCCTTTGTACTTTGAGGCAGGTCCGCAGGTGTCGTTTAGGGTGCAGGATAAAGTAGAAGTAGATGATGCTAGTTATGATGTAGATTCTGATGCGCTAAAACGCACCAGCTTTGGTTATGCCGCCGGCATAGGCTTGGCCTCCACTCCTCTTGGCTTAAGTGTAGGGGTGCGCTACAATGCCGACTTTACAAAACTCTATGAAGATGACAATGCAGGTAATGTAAGAAACAGTGTCTTTATGCTGACGCTGGGCTATATGTTCCCGAGCCGTTAAAGAAGCCTTTAGTATAAAATAAAACTATGGAAAACGGAAAGTCCGGCTCGCCGCCGGACTTTTTACATACATCACTTCCGCTAGTAAAATATTCACCTCAAACATATTTTTAGATTCTATATAGAATCAAACTATATTTTGGCCCGCTTGTTGATAGTGTGTCAGTGCATGCATGTTTAGTGCAGCCTCTTTAGGCACAGATTTTTTATAGAATCAGTACCAGAGAGTTGCACCATTTTGAAGTTAAATTAATAAACTCTATTACCTTAAAACCTGTATGTTCTACGTTAGAGGCACATACAACTTAATTAACAAGATTATGAAGAAGCTAATTTTATCACTCGCAATTGCACTAGTTTCGTTTACTGCGGCACAGGCTCAGGCATCTCTGGGTGTACGCGGTGGTGCTAACATCTCTAACTTGTCCGGCGACCTGCGCGATGAGGACTTGTTTGAAAATAAGGTCGACTTCCACGCCGGTCTGATTTTAAATTTCCCGATAGTAGATGAGTTTTTCTCTATTCAGCCGGAGCTGCTTTACTCCAGAAAAGGGTTCAAGAACAGCGATGAGGAGTTTACCCTGCTTAATCAAACCTACAGACGTGAGGGTAAGGTTAACTACAACTATTTAGACCTGCCTATACTAGCTCGTATAAAAGCTGGCCCACTATACTTTGAGGCTGGTCCGCAGGCATCTTACCTGCTGAACGTTAATAACGAAACTAAAGAATACATTAATGGCAGCTTACAGAACACAAACCGCGACGAGAAGAGCAAAGAAGGCCTTTCTGAGTTTGAAGTAGGATACGCCGCAGGTATCGGTTTTGAGTCCAGAAACGGTATAAGCTTGGGTGTACGCTACAACGGTAGCTTCTCAGATTTTGTAGATGAGGACGTAAACTTCGAAGGAGATTTGACCAACGCACGCCACTCTGTGTTTATGGTTACCTTAGGCCTGCGTTTCCCATCCGGTAGATAAAGATTTTTATTCCTGTCTTGCTTAGCCAGCCTCGCCAACTTTTGGTGGGGCTGGCTTTTTTATGAACCAACCAATTAGAGGCGGCATAAGTAAACAAGTTTAAATGCCTAACCCCTGCTACTATGAAAAAGACGCTCCTGCTCCTGCTCTTCATACTTTCTCCGGTGCTGTTAGTGCAGGCACAGTATACACGCTTTGGAGCCAAGGTGGGTGGTAACCTTTATAAGGTGCAGGGCGACGATGGCTCCTCTAACACGACCAACACGCTAGCTGGCTTTCATGGTGGAGTGGTGGTAAGCTATGAGTTTGTATCTAGGCTTGCAGTGCAGGGGGAACTGTTGTATGAGCAGAAAGGATTTGTATACGATGAACACCCTCTAAACGCGACAGAGGCACTTGCCGATGACCACCGGCTACACTACATTACACTGCCCGTAATGCTGAAACTACAGAAAGGAGGCTTTTTTGTAAAGGGTGGTCCTTACATAGGCTACCTTATTGCCGAAGCTACTCAGGTAAAACGCCTCGACCGCAGCACTCTCGACGATCCTGCACCAACAGAACTAGGCAACTACAGGTTAAGTATGGATGATTTTGAACGCTGGGACTATGGCTATACCGTAGGACTAGGTATAGAGTTGGATAACGGTTTCTCCTTAAGCTTCCACAACACAGGCGGACTTACCTCCTTTTCAAAAGCGCTGGATCAGAAAAATTTTGGATTTAAGTTGAGTATTGGCTACCTACTTCGCCCACCTACTCCAGACGAAATGATGCTGCGCTAAACGAAAAGGCCCGGCTGAGATTTCAGCCGGGCCTTTTTTATACTTATGTCCCGTCCTGAAATAGGTTGACACTAAAACCAACCTTCTATGGAAAAAGCGACAGAGAAAAAAAGCAAGCGCACCCAGCGGGACTACACCTTAGGCTTTAAACTGGCCGTGGTGGCCGAGGTAGAGCGGGGAGATCTGACCTACAAACAAGCCCAGAAAAAGTACGGCATCCAGGGCAGAAGCACCGTTTTGGTTTGGCTTCGCAGGCACGGACGCTTAACTTGGAACTACAATCCCAACGCTATGTCCCAGACACCCAACCAACGCATCAAAGAACTGGAAGCCCAGCTGGCAGCTTCCGAGAAAAGAGCCAAAGAAGCCGAGCTCAAGGCCAGGCTGCTGGACACCATCATTGACGTGGCCGAGGGGCAGATGGGGATCCAGATCCGAAAAAAGCCTGTGGCGGGGCCCTGGAACGTCTCCGCCGGAAAGAGCAAATAAGCCTTTCGCTGGCCTGCCGGCTGCTTGGCCACAGCCGGCAGGCCAGCGGCAGGCAAGGGCTCTGGGGCAAAAGCAGCTAGCCGACCGGGTGGTGGAAATGGTCAGCCAGGTCCGCCTGCAGATGCCGCGGCTGGGCACCCGCAAGCTCTACCACCTCTTGCAGGGGCAGCTCCGGGAACTGAAGGTGGGAAGAGACAAGTTCTTCTCTATCCTCCGCGACAGGGCACTGCTGGTCAGGCCAAAGAAAAGCTACCATAAAACCACGAACTCAAAGCACTGGATGAAAAAGCACAAGAACCTGGTGGAGGGGCTCAAAATCCACCGTCCCGAGCAGGTATGGGTCTCGGACATTACCTACATCCCGACAAGGGAAGGCCACAGCTACCTCTGGCTCATCACCGATGCCTACTCCAAGAAGATCGTGGGCTATCACCTGTCCGGGGACCTGCGGGCGGAGGGGCCCGTCGAGGCCCTGCGGATGGCCATCGGCAAGAACAAGTACGGCCTCAGCCTGACCCACCACTCGGACCGGGGGCTGCAGTACTGCTCGGATGAATACCAGCAGCTGCTGGAGAAGGCCCAGATAAAGCCGAGCATGACGGAAAGGTACGACCCTTACCAGAACGCGGTGGCAGAGCGCGTGAACGGCATTTTAAAGGACGAGTTCGATCTGGAGCGGGGCTTTTCCCACCACCTGGAGGCAGTGCAGGTGATAGCCGAGTCAGGGGGTATCTACAACACCCTCAGGCCCCACCTCTCGTGCCATCTCCTGACGCCTGAGCAGATG is a genomic window containing:
- a CDS encoding porin family protein, with amino-acid sequence MKKTLLLLTLLLTLTTVFTAEAQTRFGVKVGVNYSGFEGDDADDADRRFGFHAGVMAYMPVVEDFFAIKPEILYSQKGAEFEDLANLKFRLSYVDVPVLAQINAGPLYFEAGPQVSFRVQDKVEVDDASYDVDSDALKRTSFGYAAGIGLASTPLGLSVGVRYNADFTKLYEDDNAGNVRNSVFMLTLGYMFPSR
- a CDS encoding porin family protein, translated to MKKLILSLAIALVSFTAAQAQASLGVRGGANISNLSGDLRDEDLFENKVDFHAGLILNFPIVDEFFSIQPELLYSRKGFKNSDEEFTLLNQTYRREGKVNYNYLDLPILARIKAGPLYFEAGPQASYLLNVNNETKEYINGSLQNTNRDEKSKEGLSEFEVGYAAGIGFESRNGISLGVRYNGSFSDFVDEDVNFEGDLTNARHSVFMVTLGLRFPSGR
- a CDS encoding porin family protein; protein product: MKKTLLLLLFILSPVLLVQAQYTRFGAKVGGNLYKVQGDDGSSNTTNTLAGFHGGVVVSYEFVSRLAVQGELLYEQKGFVYDEHPLNATEALADDHRLHYITLPVMLKLQKGGFFVKGGPYIGYLIAEATQVKRLDRSTLDDPAPTELGNYRLSMDDFERWDYGYTVGLGIELDNGFSLSFHNTGGLTSFSKALDQKNFGFKLSIGYLLRPPTPDEMMLR